CAAGATCATCGTCGTCAATCCTTACCGTGAACCAGCAATGGATAAGTATTGGATCCCATCAAATCCGGAGTCTGCAATATTCGGAACAAAATTGGCTGATGATTTCTATCAAGTGAACATTGGTGGAGATATTGCCTTTATGCACGGGATTATGAAGCACTGGTTCGATATGGAAGACAAAGCATTTGGTTCTGCTATAAATCATGAGTTCGTAAATAAGCATGTTAATGGCTATACCGACCTTAAGAAAAAAGTGCAAGAGCAATCCTGGCAAGAAATCGTTGAATCTTCTGGTGTAACTAGAGAACGAATCATTGAGCTAGCGGAGCTATTGGCAAACAGCAAGAATGCAGTTTATGCTTGGGCACTTGGTCTAACGATGCACTCCTTTGCGACAGATAATATATCTCAAGTTGCCAATCTTGCCCTTTTACGTGGACACCTCGGACGTAAATATGCCGGCTTAATGCCATTTCGTGGACATTCAAGTGTGCAGGGCAGTGGTGAAATGGGGGCGGACCCGTTCGTTCTCCCTGGCGGCGGCTGGGATGCAAAAAATGTGGAACGAATTGAAAAGCTGTGGGACTTTGAGCTTCCGAACTGGCAGGGTGATATTGTCGGTGTTACACTTGAGAACATTGTCCTTCCAGAAGACCATGAGCGAAAAGTGAAATTGTACTATTTATCGGGTGGAAACTTCTTAGAAACGATGCCAGATCCGGACTTTATTGAAAAAGCATTATCTCAACTTGATATTCGAGTACACCAGGATATAATCTTAAACACTTCAACGTTAGTTAATGCCAAGGAAGCAGTCATTGTCTTGCCGGCAAAAACACGTTATGAGCAAGAAGGTGGCGGAACAAGTACCTCGACAGAGCGGATGGTCTATTTCTCCCCAGAAATTCACGGGAACAAAAATGAAATAAAAGAAGCCCGTGCTGAGTGGAAGATTTATATTGATTTAGCCAAACGTGTAAAACCAGAAACCGCTCACTTAGTGGATTTCTCTGATGGACAGTCGATTCGTGATGAAATCGCAAAAGGGAACCCGGATTATGAAGGCATTCAACATTTGAAAAATCAAGGAGATGTCTTCCAATGGGGCGGAGCTTGGCTATGTGAAGACGGGATTTGCCCAACACCAGATGGCAGAGGCAGCTTAATCCCAGTCGACATTCCCGATTTAAATAAAAAACCTGAGCAATTTATTGTTACCTCACGTCGAGGTAAACAATTTAACTCAATGGTCTATAAGGAAGTCGATCCGTTGAACGGAGCCGGACGATATGATGTATTAATGAGTCCAGTCGATGGGCAGAAATTAAGTATTGCAGAAGGCGAAGGAATTGTCGTCTACAATGGCTTTGGCGTCTTCCAAGGACGCGCCAAGTTTGTCGATATCGCACCAGGCAATATCGAAGTCCATTTTCCAGAAGGAAACTTCCTGTTACCGCGCGGACGGTATGAGAAATATGCGGGTATTCCTGACTACAATATCACCGTCCATGTGGAAAAAGCAGAACGCTACAATGCGAGAAAAGATACAGAATATGTAGAAAGACCAATTTCAGACCTGGAAACAGAGGTCAGTTAATTTTTCCAATAGAAAGGAGCGACAGTGCCTGTGTCAAAGGAAATCACTACTTCTCAAAATATTGTCAGATATAATGGACAAAGCTTTATTGAGGAAGAGGATGATATCGCCGTCGAATCTGCCTTAACCATCATGGTAAATGGGGAAGAATTTGCCACGATGGTATGCACCCCCTCTGAGTTAGAAGAATTAGTCGTTGGCTTTCTGGCTTCCGAAGGGATGATCCGTGCATTTCAAGATATTAAAGCTCTTCACATTGATGTCGAAACAGGATTTGCCTATGTCGACCTAGTCAATCCGAACAAAGTGGAAAAGGATTTCCATTCAAAACGATTTATTGGTTCCTGTTGTGGCAAAGGAAGACAATTCTACTTTCAAAATGATGTCAAAACGGCGAAAACGATTATGACGAGGTTTACAATTACACCGGAGCAATGCCATAAGCTAATGAAGCAAATGCAGGATGGTTCCTCCCATTTCCAACAAACGGGTGGTGTTCATAATGCTGCATTATGTTCAAGTGATGGAGTCGTGATTTCACGATCCGATATTGGCCGACATAATGCTCTAGATAAATTATTTGGGTACTGCTTGATTCATCGAGTTCCAATAAAGGATAAGATCATCGCCTTTAGCGGCCGGATCTCATCAGAGGTTTTACTCAAGGCAGCGAAGATTGGAGTCGGGATTATCCTTTCGAAATCTGCGCCAACCAATCTCGCGATCAATTTGGCAGATGAACTTGGAATCACAGCCGTAGGGTTTATCCGGGGAAAGGGGTTTAATGTATATACTCATCAGGACCGAATCCAGGGACTTGAATACAAGCCAGTACAAACCTCATGTATATAAGTTAGAGTGGAGAAAATAAAAGTGCCACAGGCACCATCCAAAATTGGTTGGTGCCTGTGGTACTTTTTTTAATTTGCTTTTACCATAATTTTCATTTTTATTTATTTCTAATGTGGGTATAACATAACATCTGAATAATGATAGTAATAGGAGGATAAACCAATGGGTAAAACAGTTACTTTTTCATTTAATCGTACAAAATATGATGGTACAGAGGCTGCAGAAACTTTCACTTTTGAATAATTATGTATAGATGAGGATTTAGATGATAAAGCTTTAAAAATGGTCATAGATAAAATTTTTCAGGCTTGGGTTTGGGATCAACTTAATCTCTCTTATAGTATAGTCATAGATGAGGAAAACGTACATAAATAATGACTGACACTTGTCGAATGTTACAGATTTCGACTAGTGACAGGCACATTTTCTATTATCATTAAAAAATACTCTAAATTGCATATAGTTCATTTAATTTAAGCAGATTACGCTCTATAAACTCAGCTAATCCATCATTTTCGTGGTGTCCTGTTACATAATCAGCAGCTGCTTTAACCTTCTCGCTAGCGTTCCCCATTGCCACACCAATACCGACATGACAAAGCATTTCTATATCATTCGGCCCATCTCCTATGGCTACAACTTCATTTGGACTAATTTTATATTCGGTAATTAAGCTTTGTATAGCAGACCATTTGGAAACATTTGGAGCTAGCAGCTCAAACCCGTCATTCCAATCGATGACTTCTGCTTCATTTTTAAACAAAGCGGAAATTTGCGGACTTGGTGCATCTGTTCGAACACTATATTTAAGAACATCTTGATAATTTGCCTGCCTTAAATCTCCGATATACCGGGGCGGAATTTTCCCAACTTTAGTCCAATAATCGATTTCTTCATTTGTTTGCTTACAATAAAGCCCGTTTGCTGTATGGATAAGAACATTACAAGGACTTTCTGCGGTCAGTTGGTGAAATCGTTCTTCGTTCAATTGAACTGTTTTCATTTGCATAACTCTTCCTGTCTCAGCATCA
This Neobacillus sp. YX16 DNA region includes the following protein-coding sequences:
- a CDS encoding FdhF/YdeP family oxidoreductase, which gives rise to MGKTLHPGPQKKSKLPAPKHWVSPIPFGLGKIKPKHIRDTMKIAWDNKDNIGYATNIITKGVCDGCALGVSGLHDQTLDGPHLCTTRLNVLRLNTMPAIKPEILHADIDELRKYDSTELRKLGRIPYPMIRRKGERKFSRITWDVALDMIAAKMKTLEPKQYAFYLTARGITNESYYVAAKVARFLGTNNIDNASRICHAPSKTALKRSIGVGASTSNYLDWIGTDVLLFWGSVASNASPVSSKYMLEAKKKGTKIIVVNPYREPAMDKYWIPSNPESAIFGTKLADDFYQVNIGGDIAFMHGIMKHWFDMEDKAFGSAINHEFVNKHVNGYTDLKKKVQEQSWQEIVESSGVTRERIIELAELLANSKNAVYAWALGLTMHSFATDNISQVANLALLRGHLGRKYAGLMPFRGHSSVQGSGEMGADPFVLPGGGWDAKNVERIEKLWDFELPNWQGDIVGVTLENIVLPEDHERKVKLYYLSGGNFLETMPDPDFIEKALSQLDIRVHQDIILNTSTLVNAKEAVIVLPAKTRYEQEGGGTSTSTERMVYFSPEIHGNKNEIKEARAEWKIYIDLAKRVKPETAHLVDFSDGQSIRDEIAKGNPDYEGIQHLKNQGDVFQWGGAWLCEDGICPTPDGRGSLIPVDIPDLNKKPEQFIVTSRRGKQFNSMVYKEVDPLNGAGRYDVLMSPVDGQKLSIAEGEGIVVYNGFGVFQGRAKFVDIAPGNIEVHFPEGNFLLPRGRYEKYAGIPDYNITVHVEKAERYNARKDTEYVERPISDLETEVS
- a CDS encoding HAD family hydrolase — protein: MNVRAIFIDMDGTLLKASNSISRRNMEAIYKLNNQGVKIFLATGRHYEVTTPYHKEIGLRTPMICLNGAAIHDAETGRVMQMKTVQLNEERFHQLTAESPCNVLIHTANGLYCKQTNEEIDYWTKVGKIPPRYIGDLRQANYQDVLKYSVRTDAPSPQISALFKNEAEVIDWNDGFELLAPNVSKWSAIQSLITEYKISPNEVVAIGDGPNDIEMLCHVGIGVAMGNASEKVKAAADYVTGHHENDGLAEFIERNLLKLNELYAI
- the fdhD gene encoding formate dehydrogenase accessory sulfurtransferase FdhD, with amino-acid sequence MSKEITTSQNIVRYNGQSFIEEEDDIAVESALTIMVNGEEFATMVCTPSELEELVVGFLASEGMIRAFQDIKALHIDVETGFAYVDLVNPNKVEKDFHSKRFIGSCCGKGRQFYFQNDVKTAKTIMTRFTITPEQCHKLMKQMQDGSSHFQQTGGVHNAALCSSDGVVISRSDIGRHNALDKLFGYCLIHRVPIKDKIIAFSGRISSEVLLKAAKIGVGIILSKSAPTNLAINLADELGITAVGFIRGKGFNVYTHQDRIQGLEYKPVQTSCI